A genomic window from Syntrophales bacterium includes:
- a CDS encoding DUF4416 family protein: protein MSKLKSPEPAKLISSMFSTDRELLGEILGELSEKYGRTDFISEFILFDYTDYYTKEMGQSLVRRFVSFENLVRPESLPGIKIFTNSLEEKYSSNDKRRTNIDPGYISKHNLILATGKNYAHRPYLGNGIYADLTLIYRNKTFQPLEWTYPDYAEKNIMEMFNRIREKYLAQLKLER, encoded by the coding sequence ATGAGCAAGCTTAAGAGTCCGGAGCCGGCAAAGCTGATATCGAGTATGTTTTCTACAGACAGAGAGCTGCTGGGGGAGATACTGGGAGAGCTGTCGGAAAAATATGGAAGAACTGACTTTATAAGTGAGTTTATACTTTTTGACTATACCGACTATTATACGAAGGAGATGGGGCAATCCCTGGTCAGGAGATTCGTTTCGTTTGAAAATCTGGTAAGACCTGAATCCCTGCCGGGAATCAAGATTTTTACCAACAGTCTTGAAGAGAAATATTCGAGCAACGATAAAAGGAGAACAAATATAGATCCGGGCTATATATCCAAGCATAATTTGATACTCGCAACAGGGAAGAATTATGCTCACCGCCCCTATCTGGGGAATGGCATATATGCCGATTTGACGTTGATTTACAGGAATAAAACCTTTCAGCCGCTCGAATGGACTTACCCCGATTACGCTGAAAAAAACATCATGGAAATGTTCAACAGGATAAGGGAAAAATATCTTGCTCAATTGAAACTGGAAAGATGA
- a CDS encoding YicC/YloC family endoribonuclease, which translates to MIRSMTGYGRAESALEGKKLVVEIRSLNHRNMEILFRLPGILFPLEVEIKKKISEKLFRGRVEVNVQLNSSGLNLEYEGKFELNLPLIRNYHSLLIDLKEELGLKGEISLDMITGLKGGIVPSEIEMDMEAVWEELEKTLNHSIEALIEMRGKEGEAIYRDFLSRLDTVKKSISSVKLRTPMVLLEYKKRLSDRVKELTDGMEIDETRLCQEVAIMAEKSDITEEVVRFESHIGQFYEMLESSGAVGRKIDFLLQEMNREVNTIGSKSPDAEISYNVIEIKNEISRLREQTMNIE; encoded by the coding sequence ATGATAAGAAGTATGACTGGCTACGGCAGGGCGGAATCCGCTCTGGAAGGTAAAAAACTGGTTGTTGAGATAAGGTCTCTCAACCATCGTAATATGGAGATATTGTTTCGTCTTCCGGGTATACTTTTCCCATTGGAGGTGGAGATAAAAAAGAAGATAAGTGAAAAATTGTTCAGGGGACGGGTCGAGGTGAATGTTCAGCTCAATTCCAGTGGTTTGAACCTGGAATATGAAGGAAAGTTTGAGCTGAATCTTCCTCTCATTCGTAATTACCATTCTTTGTTAATTGATTTAAAAGAAGAGCTCGGACTTAAAGGAGAAATATCTTTGGATATGATTACCGGGCTTAAGGGTGGCATTGTTCCTTCAGAAATCGAAATGGATATGGAGGCCGTCTGGGAAGAACTTGAGAAAACTCTTAATCATTCTATTGAAGCACTTATTGAAATGAGAGGGAAGGAAGGGGAAGCCATTTACAGAGATTTTCTGTCACGGCTTGACACTGTCAAGAAAAGTATCAGTTCTGTAAAATTAAGGACACCCATGGTTCTGCTCGAGTATAAAAAGAGACTTTCAGACAGGGTGAAGGAATTAACAGATGGTATGGAAATTGACGAGACAAGGTTGTGTCAAGAAGTTGCAATAATGGCTGAAAAGAGTGACATTACTGAGGAAGTTGTGCGTTTTGAAAGTCATATCGGTCAATTCTATGAAATGCTGGAGAGTAGTGGTGCTGTGGGAAGAAAAATAGATTTTCTGCTCCAAGAGATGAACAGAGAAGTAAATACCATAGGGTCCAAGAGCCCTGATGCAGAAATATCTTATAATGTAATAGAAATCAAAAACGAAATTTCCAGATTAAGAGAACAGACAATGAATATTGAATGA